One genomic segment of Dysosmobacter sp. Marseille-Q4140 includes these proteins:
- a CDS encoding LacI family DNA-binding transcriptional regulator yields MTKRATIKDVAALAGVSFATVSRALDDHPDISRETKERVRAACAQLGYVPNSAARGLAGQSTHTIGVIVPDVSNPYFSDMATAIEQAAAEQGYRMLLSNSMRDARQELHAIDGFLSRRIDGILISPLSLESQAAHRAVLGDLPCVYIGINHDGQSSYVAGDNIAGAYRATRYLLELGHRDLVFLGGRDQSLTQVQRSEGFRRALAEAGLTGREYAMPQDQADNSRQWTYEATLALFRQDRPPDAVLAFSDIVALRVMEAAEACGVRVPRDLSLVGYDNISFSHLPRIHLTTVSQKKRRQGRLAVQQLLSQIRGDRSRTVHLVQPELIIRSTCMERQGG; encoded by the coding sequence ATGACGAAACGAGCGACGATTAAAGATGTGGCGGCCCTGGCGGGTGTCAGCTTTGCCACGGTGTCCCGGGCCCTGGACGACCACCCGGACATCAGCCGGGAGACCAAGGAGAGGGTCCGGGCCGCCTGCGCCCAGCTGGGCTATGTGCCCAACAGCGCCGCCCGGGGTCTGGCCGGACAGTCCACCCACACCATTGGAGTCATCGTGCCGGACGTGTCCAACCCCTATTTCTCCGACATGGCCACCGCCATCGAGCAGGCGGCAGCGGAGCAGGGCTACCGGATGCTGCTGAGCAACTCCATGCGGGACGCCCGCCAGGAGCTCCATGCCATCGACGGCTTTCTCAGCCGCCGGATCGACGGCATCCTGATCTCCCCTCTGTCTCTGGAGTCCCAGGCTGCCCACAGAGCTGTTCTGGGCGACCTGCCCTGCGTCTACATCGGCATCAATCACGACGGCCAGAGCAGCTACGTGGCCGGGGACAATATCGCCGGCGCCTATCGGGCCACCCGCTACCTGCTGGAGCTGGGACACCGGGACCTGGTGTTTCTGGGCGGCCGGGACCAGTCCCTGACCCAGGTACAGCGGTCCGAGGGCTTCCGCCGGGCGCTGGCGGAGGCGGGACTCACCGGCAGGGAATACGCCATGCCGCAGGACCAGGCCGACAACAGCCGCCAGTGGACCTATGAGGCAACGCTGGCTCTGTTCCGCCAGGACCGTCCGCCGGACGCCGTGCTGGCCTTTTCGGACATCGTGGCCCTGCGGGTGATGGAGGCGGCGGAGGCCTGTGGCGTCCGTGTGCCCCGGGACCTGTCCCTGGTGGGGTATGACAACATCTCCTTTTCGCACCTGCCCCGCATCCACCTGACCACCGTCTCACAGAAAAAACGCCGGCAGGGCCGTCTGGCTGTACAGCAGCTGCTCTCCCAGATCCGGGGAGACCGCAGCCGTACAGTCCATCTGGTCCAGCCGGAGTTGATCATACGCTCCACCTGTATGGAAAGACAAGGAGGGTAA